In Pelmatolapia mariae isolate MD_Pm_ZW linkage group LG8, Pm_UMD_F_2, whole genome shotgun sequence, one genomic interval encodes:
- the LOC134633553 gene encoding cGMP-dependent protein kinase 1-like isoform X2, protein MKILKKRHIVDTRQQEHIRSEKHIMTEAHSDFIVRLYRTFKDSKYLYMLLEACLGGELWTILRDRGSFEDSTTRFYTGCVVEAFAYLHAKGIIYRDLKPENLILDSRGYAKLVDFGFAKKIGFCKKTWTFCGTPEYVAPEIILNKGHDVSADYWSLGILMYELLTGSPPFSGPDPMKTYNVILRGIDMIEFPKKITKNAANLIKKLCRDSPSERLGNLKNGVKDIQKHKWFEGFNWEGLRKGTLTPPITPDVSSPIDTSNFDSFPEDTDEPPPDDNSGWDYDF, encoded by the exons ATGAAGATCCTGAAGAAGCGTCACATCGTGGACACGAGGCAGCAGGAGCACATTCGCTCAGAGAAGCACATCATGACCGAGGCGCACTCGGACTTCATCGTCAG GTTGTACCGCACCTTTAAAGACAGTAAATATCTGTACATGCTGCTGGAAGCGTGTCTGGGCGGAGAGCTGTGGACCATACTGAGAGACCG AGGCTCCTTTGAAGATTCCACCACCAGGTTCTACACGGGCTGCGTGGTCGAAGCGTTCGCCTACCTGCACGCCAAAGGCATTATTTACAGAGACCTGAAACCCGAAAACCTCATTCTGGACAGCCGAGGATACGCCAAGCTG GTGGACTTTGGCTTTGCTAAGAAAATCGGTTTTTGTAAGAAGACGTGGACGTTCTGCGGGACGCCGGAGTACGTCGCTCCAGAGATCATCCTCAACAAGGGTCATGACGTCTCTGCTGACTACTGGTCTCTGGGTATTCTGATGTATGAGCTGCTGACCGGCAG CCCTCCATTTTCAGGTCCAGATCCAATGAAAACCTACAATGTCATCCTGAGAGGCATCGACATGATCGAGTTTCCAAAGAAAATCACCAAAAACGCTGCCAATCTCATCAAGAAGCTCTGCAG GGATAGTCCTTCAGAGAGACTTGGAAACCTCAAAAATGGAGTCAAAGACATCCAGAAACACAA GTGGTTTGAAGGTTTTAACTGGGAGGGTCTGAGAAAAGGAACGCTGACTCCGCCCATCACGCCCGAT GTCTCCTCTCCGATTGATACGAGCAACTTTGACAGTTTCCCCGAAGACACAGATGAACCACCGCCAGATGACAACTCTGGGTGGGACTATGACTTCTAA